A single genomic interval of Streptomyces sp. NBC_00663 harbors:
- a CDS encoding AraC family transcriptional regulator, translating into MRQQVELALDMPPQVANAGVGVHGAAGPHEVFRLPRLWQLHLYSYSGTLEFGGVAHPIRPGHLSLVPPDTEVHFHYDAPRCEHLYAHFRLPGSGERRRLPAMQDTGADAAALSGLLRQAVAASTQSPLRASAELWTVLWRTTTLTGSADDSPSPRHPALRTAMAHIEEHLAGPLTIPAVARAAGVSHTHLTRLFREDTGYTVVGYIRQRRMERARHLLNASTLAIPAIAAAVGIADLQAFNKTCRRELGASPRAVRQAASG; encoded by the coding sequence ATGCGGCAACAGGTGGAACTGGCCCTCGACATGCCGCCCCAGGTGGCGAACGCCGGTGTGGGCGTGCACGGGGCGGCCGGGCCGCACGAGGTGTTCCGGCTGCCGCGGCTGTGGCAGCTCCATCTGTACAGCTACTCCGGCACCCTGGAGTTCGGCGGGGTGGCGCACCCGATCCGGCCCGGGCATCTGAGCCTGGTGCCGCCGGACACGGAGGTGCACTTCCACTACGACGCCCCGCGCTGCGAGCACCTCTACGCCCACTTCCGGCTGCCCGGCAGCGGAGAGCGGCGCCGGCTTCCGGCGATGCAGGACACCGGCGCGGACGCGGCCGCGCTGAGCGGGCTGCTGCGTCAGGCGGTGGCGGCGAGCACCCAGTCCCCGCTGCGCGCCTCGGCTGAGCTGTGGACGGTGCTGTGGCGCACGACCACCCTGACCGGCTCCGCGGACGACAGCCCGAGCCCGCGCCACCCCGCCCTGCGCACGGCCATGGCCCATATCGAGGAACACCTGGCCGGCCCCCTGACCATCCCGGCGGTCGCCCGCGCCGCGGGTGTCTCGCACACCCATCTGACCCGTCTGTTCCGCGAGGACACCGGGTACACGGTCGTCGGCTACATCAGACAGCGTCGCATGGAGCGCGCCCGGCACCTCCTGAACGCCTCGACCCTCGCCATCCCGGCCATCGCGGCGGCCGTTGGCATCGCCGACCTGCAAGCCTTCAACAAGACGTGCCGCAGGGAACTGGGCGCCTCACCCCGCGCGGTGAGGCAGGCGGCGAGCGGGTGA
- a CDS encoding phytanoyl-CoA dioxygenase family protein — MPTTPQLLSSVQVARFVAHGFLRLDGVVPAEMNEEALRVFTAGLPVVPYGTPVPKAFPEGSFARRLVELPVVAGALESLVGPDPTVDHHFVHTREPHEGSAQPLHADALIDVRPDAFDVQLMYYPQDVTADMGGTLVVPGSHLRRTNESDTGRYQNLLGQTRLTCSAGTVMLLHHGIWHGGRRNDSDTVRHMYKIRFNPTVPQVRLWDVSDLNSPAVSAELSHTFPWYEPATGRLEIHNRIHLWRALSGDGDFDIDHWATRIANRPALRSQA, encoded by the coding sequence ATGCCAACCACACCTCAGCTGCTGAGCAGCGTCCAGGTGGCGCGGTTCGTGGCGCACGGTTTCCTGCGTCTCGACGGCGTCGTCCCGGCGGAGATGAACGAGGAGGCGCTTCGCGTCTTCACCGCCGGTCTGCCGGTCGTGCCGTACGGCACCCCGGTCCCGAAGGCCTTCCCCGAGGGCTCTTTCGCTCGCAGGCTCGTCGAACTGCCCGTCGTGGCCGGGGCGTTGGAGAGCCTGGTCGGCCCGGACCCGACCGTCGACCACCACTTCGTGCACACGCGTGAGCCGCACGAGGGCAGCGCCCAGCCGCTGCACGCCGACGCCCTCATCGACGTCCGCCCGGACGCGTTCGACGTGCAGCTCATGTACTACCCGCAGGACGTCACCGCGGACATGGGCGGCACCCTCGTCGTACCGGGCAGCCATCTGCGCCGCACCAACGAGTCGGACACCGGCCGTTACCAGAACCTGCTCGGCCAGACCCGGCTGACCTGTTCCGCCGGCACGGTCATGCTGCTGCACCACGGCATCTGGCACGGCGGGCGGCGCAACGACAGCGACACCGTCCGCCACATGTACAAGATCCGCTTCAACCCGACCGTGCCACAGGTACGGCTGTGGGACGTATCGGATCTGAACTCCCCTGCCGTGTCGGCGGAGTTGAGCCACACCTTCCCCTGGTACGAACCGGCGACCGGCCGGCTGGAGATCCACAACCGGATCCACCTGTGGCGCGCCCTGAGCGGCGACGGTGACTTCGACATCGACCACTGGGCCACCCGTATCGCCAACCGGCCCGCCCTGAGGAGCCAGGCATGA
- a CDS encoding serine hydrolase, producing MSTLGWIAAAGLSALLGAASPGPSPPPPQPPPQLDDTEVQRAVDQLDGVVKAAMKRTGTPGVAVAVVHDGKVIHLKGYGVRKAGEKAAVDADTVFQLASVSKPIASTVVAGAVGVEGWNQPVAPNLPDFRLKDPWVTSHVTVADLFSHRSGLPDHAGDLLEDLGYDREYILSHLRHEPLTPFRASYAYTNFGLTAAAQAVADEKGVSWEKLAEDTLYKPAGMDSTSSRFEDYAKAADRAWGHVKTADGEWKAESVRDPDAQSPAGGVSSSARDMARWLELQLGDGKLDGKQVIDAEALERTHWPEAVSSPPHAAAGRTGFYGLGWNVSYDDAGRLKLSHTGAFALGAHTNVTMLPGEDLGIVVLTNSSPAGVADAVALDFFDIAEKGKVSRDWIPLVDALYQQQADEGRSKTDYAHPPSGAAPAKAADTYTGTYESDYYGRAQVVADAKGRLTLRLGPKPQSYRLTHYDGDTFSFETAGENAVGRTGVSFDPGKKSFTVEYLDAEGLGTFTRAA from the coding sequence GTGAGCACTCTTGGGTGGATCGCCGCGGCCGGACTGTCGGCGCTGCTGGGCGCCGCTTCACCCGGACCCTCGCCGCCCCCTCCACAGCCCCCGCCCCAGCTCGACGACACGGAGGTCCAGCGGGCTGTCGACCAGCTGGACGGCGTGGTCAAGGCAGCGATGAAACGCACCGGGACCCCGGGCGTGGCGGTCGCCGTGGTGCACGACGGCAAGGTGATCCATCTCAAGGGCTACGGGGTCCGCAAGGCGGGCGAGAAGGCCGCCGTGGACGCCGACACCGTCTTCCAGCTGGCGTCCGTCTCGAAGCCGATCGCCTCCACCGTGGTCGCCGGAGCAGTGGGCGTGGAGGGCTGGAACCAGCCCGTCGCCCCGAACCTGCCGGACTTCCGTCTGAAGGACCCGTGGGTCACCTCCCATGTGACGGTCGCCGACCTCTTCTCGCACCGCAGCGGCCTTCCCGACCATGCCGGGGATCTCCTGGAGGACCTCGGCTACGACCGCGAGTACATCCTGTCCCACCTGCGCCACGAGCCGCTGACCCCGTTCCGCGCGAGCTACGCCTACACCAACTTCGGGCTGACGGCCGCCGCCCAGGCCGTCGCCGACGAGAAGGGCGTCTCCTGGGAGAAGCTCGCCGAGGACACCCTCTACAAGCCGGCCGGCATGGACTCCACCAGTTCCCGCTTCGAGGACTACGCGAAGGCCGCCGACCGGGCCTGGGGCCACGTCAAGACCGCCGACGGCGAGTGGAAGGCCGAGTCCGTGCGGGACCCGGACGCGCAGTCCCCGGCCGGCGGCGTCAGCTCCAGCGCCCGGGACATGGCGAGGTGGCTGGAACTCCAGCTCGGCGACGGCAAGCTGGACGGCAAGCAGGTCATCGACGCCGAGGCCCTGGAACGCACCCACTGGCCCGAGGCGGTCTCCAGTCCGCCCCACGCGGCGGCCGGCCGGACCGGCTTCTACGGCCTGGGCTGGAACGTGAGTTACGACGACGCAGGCCGGCTCAAGCTCTCCCACACCGGAGCGTTCGCGCTGGGCGCGCACACCAACGTCACCATGCTGCCGGGCGAGGATCTGGGCATCGTCGTCCTCACCAACTCCTCGCCGGCCGGGGTCGCCGATGCCGTGGCCCTCGACTTCTTCGACATCGCGGAGAAGGGGAAGGTCAGCCGCGACTGGATCCCCTTGGTGGACGCGCTGTACCAGCAGCAGGCGGACGAGGGCCGCTCGAAGACCGACTACGCGCACCCGCCCTCCGGTGCCGCGCCCGCGAAGGCGGCCGACACCTACACCGGCACGTACGAGAGCGACTACTACGGGCGGGCGCAGGTCGTCGCCGACGCCAAGGGCCGCCTGACCCTGCGGCTGGGTCCAAAGCCGCAGTCGTACCGGCTCACGCACTACGACGGTGACACCTTCAGCTTCGAGACGGCCGGCGAGAACGCGGTCGGCCGGACCGGGGTCTCCTTCGATCCGGGCAAGAAGTCCTTCACCGTCGAGTACCTCGACGCCGAGGGGCTGGGCACCTTCACGCGGGCCGCATAG
- a CDS encoding dihydrofolate reductase family protein produces the protein MRKVTYSMNCSLDGYIVGPDGGFNWTAPDKEVFRFWIDDIRQVGVHLLGRRLYETMLYWETAEQETSLDDAEREWVALWNPLPKVVFSTTLKTVQGRARLASGSVAEEIERLRSEPGEGDIAIGGATLAAEAAAAGLIDEYQVVVYPVLVGGGTPYFPRQERRVDLELVETRTFGSGVVHLRHRVKR, from the coding sequence ATGCGGAAAGTGACCTATTCGATGAACTGCTCCCTCGACGGCTACATCGTCGGGCCGGACGGAGGGTTCAACTGGACGGCACCCGATAAGGAGGTCTTCCGCTTCTGGATCGACGACATCCGGCAGGTCGGCGTCCATCTGCTGGGACGGCGGCTGTACGAGACGATGCTCTACTGGGAGACGGCCGAGCAGGAAACCTCGCTCGACGACGCGGAACGCGAATGGGTCGCGCTCTGGAATCCGCTCCCCAAGGTGGTGTTCTCCACCACGCTGAAGACGGTGCAGGGGCGGGCCCGACTGGCCTCCGGCAGTGTGGCGGAGGAGATCGAGCGGCTGCGGTCCGAGCCGGGGGAGGGCGACATCGCGATCGGCGGCGCGACGCTCGCCGCCGAGGCGGCAGCGGCTGGTCTGATCGACGAGTACCAGGTCGTGGTCTACCCGGTACTGGTCGGCGGCGGCACCCCGTACTTCCCTCGGCAGGAGCGCCGGGTGGACCTCGAACTCGTCGAGACCCGCACCTTCGGCTCGGGCGTCGTCCACCTCCGCCACCGCGTGAAGCGTTAG
- a CDS encoding alpha/beta fold hydrolase, which translates to MSTTPTVLLVHGAFADAASWSGVIEELQKHGVPVIAPPNPLRGLASDAAYVASVAAQIDGPVVLVGHSYGGALITVAGVTENVVGLVYVAAYILEEGESLGELQGRFPLSPLVSNLKEWTYPIPGGEPGVEVTIAEDAFPSVFAADVPADVTKVLAAAQRPLAASAFEETASAAAWKTKPSWALVAAADEAINPEVERFGAKRAGATIVELEGASHAVAVSRSKEVADLIRDAVRATS; encoded by the coding sequence ATGTCCACCACTCCCACCGTCCTCCTCGTGCACGGCGCCTTCGCGGACGCCGCCAGCTGGTCCGGGGTGATCGAGGAGCTCCAGAAGCACGGCGTCCCCGTCATCGCGCCGCCCAACCCGCTGCGCGGCCTCGCCTCCGACGCCGCCTACGTCGCCTCCGTGGCGGCCCAGATCGACGGCCCGGTCGTCCTCGTCGGCCACTCCTACGGGGGTGCGCTCATCACCGTGGCCGGTGTCACGGAGAACGTGGTCGGTCTGGTCTACGTGGCGGCGTACATCCTCGAAGAGGGCGAGAGCCTCGGCGAGTTGCAGGGGCGCTTCCCGCTCTCCCCGCTCGTCAGCAACCTGAAGGAGTGGACGTACCCGATCCCGGGCGGAGAGCCCGGCGTCGAGGTCACCATCGCCGAGGACGCCTTCCCGTCCGTGTTCGCCGCCGATGTGCCCGCCGACGTCACCAAGGTCCTCGCGGCCGCCCAACGCCCCCTGGCCGCCTCGGCGTTCGAGGAGACCGCGTCGGCCGCCGCGTGGAAGACCAAGCCGTCCTGGGCGCTGGTCGCCGCCGCGGACGAGGCGATCAACCCCGAGGTCGAGCGCTTCGGCGCCAAGCGGGCCGGGGCCACGATCGTGGAACTCGAAGGCGCCTCGCACGCCGTGGCGGTCTCCCGCTCCAAGGAGGTCGCCGACCTCATCCGCGACGCGGTCCGCGCGACGAGCTGA
- a CDS encoding VOC family protein has product MTIQRMDNVLIVVDDLDAVIAFFVELGMEWEGTMPVEGGWADRVIGLDGARQDVAMLRTPDGHSRLELTRFHTPKALASEPAHAPVNTLGLRRIMFAVDDLQDTLARLRTHGAELLGEVGQFEDSYLLCYVRGPEGLIVGLAEQLGGQAG; this is encoded by the coding sequence ATGACGATCCAGCGGATGGACAACGTGCTCATCGTGGTCGACGACCTCGACGCCGTCATCGCGTTCTTCGTCGAACTCGGCATGGAGTGGGAGGGCACGATGCCGGTCGAGGGAGGTTGGGCGGACCGTGTCATCGGGCTCGACGGCGCCCGGCAGGACGTCGCCATGCTGAGGACCCCCGACGGCCACAGTCGACTCGAGCTGACGAGGTTCCACACGCCGAAGGCGCTCGCCTCCGAACCCGCGCACGCACCGGTGAACACGCTGGGCCTGCGGCGCATCATGTTCGCCGTCGACGACCTCCAGGACACCCTCGCCCGCCTGCGCACCCATGGCGCCGAACTCCTCGGCGAGGTCGGGCAGTTCGAGGACAGCTATCTGCTCTGCTACGTCCGCGGACCCGAGGGCCTCATCGTCGGACTGGCCGAGCAGCTCGGCGGACAGGCCGGCTAA
- a CDS encoding ATP-binding protein codes for MDFGGFSGFGDSSDSSDFGAGPDDGPALLGRERELSRIARLIDAADGTGPRVLVLTGEPGAGKSALVDQAVARASERGRGVLRVRGCEGEQDLGFAGVHQLLRPVLPGVDRLPAHQRDALRHALGMDRADGASAPDALTIRTAVLTLLLDTAAQRPLLVAVDDAQWLDVGSLDVLAFAARRLDGEPVSLLLAARDGSVPARFDRDFPHLSAGPLDRAAAGRLLDAQPRRPQGRVRSQILTQAAGNPLALIELTRAFTRDPAGRELAAAGSLPLTARLEELFAADLPTLPSATRRALLLVAAAGTAQLSDVPGVGGPEVWESAEQAGLVRVDDGRVRLRHPLVRSAVQQAATFAERRAAHLTLAAALAHEPDRRAWHLAAAALGPDEEIAEALAESARRFQHRGGHAAAATALERAAELTPDPDTRARRLLLAAESAMYAGHPQWVGEIAGRVTALTDDPQLLAEASLRAGWSLAVTLRHDDSLAFLLPVAASMATAAPALALSALGTAATPVYNSGDPRHRHEIQRIDGLLASQPDGADRVWIQAATQPFTDRRRTLKNLAHAVDTLPQDTDRTLPALVTLGGAAWILDETDEAVRLLGRAMDHLRRAATAGANCTVAQALALAHFESGAWDAALAAAEEAFWLATEAGADNVGVGSPLLQATLRAARGDHAGARAQVADAVRGRDLRASRSLYVRHRHALALAASAEGDHETAYGQLRRAFTDEDRPAPVHYHASLYHLADLAAAAVRAGRTDDARTVLDAVRRTLEQPRSARLAAIVHRASALLSEPEDAEPHFRAATDDPAAARWPFEHALARLDFAEWLRRRRRAVDARPHLTAALDTFVRLDARPWAERATAELRAAGVPVTPAAPADALAGLTPQELEIAQLAAEGLTNRDIGARLYLSPRTIGFHLHKIFPKLGITGRAQLRDALGRLPGSD; via the coding sequence ATGGACTTCGGTGGCTTCAGCGGCTTCGGCGACAGCAGTGACAGCAGCGACTTCGGTGCCGGGCCGGACGACGGCCCCGCGCTACTCGGCAGAGAGCGGGAGCTGTCGCGGATCGCGCGGCTGATCGACGCGGCGGACGGCACCGGACCCCGCGTGCTCGTGCTGACCGGTGAGCCCGGCGCGGGCAAGAGCGCTCTGGTCGACCAGGCGGTCGCGCGGGCGTCGGAGCGGGGCCGCGGGGTGCTGCGCGTACGGGGCTGTGAAGGGGAGCAGGACCTCGGCTTCGCAGGGGTGCACCAGTTGCTGCGTCCGGTGCTCCCAGGCGTGGACCGGCTGCCCGCGCACCAGCGCGACGCCCTGCGCCACGCGCTCGGCATGGACCGCGCGGACGGGGCATCGGCCCCCGACGCGCTGACGATCCGTACCGCGGTGCTGACCCTGCTCCTGGACACGGCGGCGCAGCGTCCCCTGCTGGTCGCCGTCGACGACGCCCAGTGGCTGGACGTCGGCTCACTGGACGTCCTCGCCTTCGCCGCCCGGCGTCTGGACGGAGAACCCGTGTCGCTGCTGCTCGCGGCCCGTGACGGATCGGTCCCGGCCCGCTTCGACCGCGACTTCCCGCATCTGAGCGCGGGCCCGCTGGACCGGGCCGCGGCCGGACGGCTGCTGGACGCCCAGCCGCGGAGGCCGCAGGGCCGGGTCCGCTCGCAGATCCTCACGCAGGCCGCCGGCAATCCGCTCGCCCTGATCGAACTCACGCGCGCCTTCACCCGCGATCCGGCCGGCCGCGAGCTCGCGGCGGCCGGTTCCCTCCCGCTGACCGCACGCCTGGAGGAGTTGTTCGCCGCCGACCTGCCCACGCTGCCGTCCGCGACGCGGCGCGCTCTCCTGCTGGTGGCGGCGGCGGGTACCGCTCAGCTGTCGGACGTCCCGGGTGTGGGCGGGCCGGAGGTGTGGGAGTCGGCCGAGCAGGCGGGCCTGGTGCGGGTCGACGACGGCCGGGTACGGCTGCGCCACCCGTTGGTCCGTTCGGCCGTCCAGCAGGCGGCCACCTTCGCCGAACGCCGTGCGGCCCACCTGACCCTCGCTGCCGCCCTCGCGCATGAACCCGACCGCCGGGCCTGGCATCTCGCCGCGGCGGCGCTCGGCCCCGACGAGGAGATCGCCGAAGCCCTGGCCGAGAGCGCGCGCCGCTTCCAGCACCGAGGCGGACACGCGGCCGCGGCGACCGCGCTCGAACGCGCCGCCGAACTCACCCCGGACCCGGACACCCGCGCCCGCCGCCTGCTCTTGGCAGCGGAGTCCGCCATGTACGCGGGCCACCCGCAATGGGTCGGGGAGATCGCGGGTCGCGTCACCGCGCTGACCGACGACCCGCAACTCCTCGCCGAAGCCTCCCTGCGCGCCGGCTGGTCCCTCGCCGTCACCCTGCGCCACGACGACTCCCTCGCCTTCCTGCTCCCCGTCGCAGCGTCCATGGCCACGGCGGCACCGGCCCTCGCCCTCAGCGCGCTGGGCACGGCGGCGACCCCGGTGTACAACTCGGGCGACCCCCGCCACCGGCACGAGATCCAGCGGATCGACGGTCTCCTCGCATCGCAGCCGGACGGGGCCGACCGGGTCTGGATTCAGGCGGCGACCCAGCCGTTCACCGACCGGCGGCGGACGCTGAAGAACCTGGCCCACGCCGTCGACACCCTGCCGCAGGACACGGACCGCACCCTGCCCGCCCTTGTCACTCTCGGCGGCGCGGCCTGGATCCTGGACGAGACCGACGAGGCCGTACGCCTGCTCGGCCGGGCCATGGACCATCTGCGCCGGGCCGCCACCGCCGGCGCCAACTGCACCGTCGCGCAGGCCCTGGCCCTCGCGCACTTCGAGAGCGGCGCCTGGGACGCGGCCCTGGCCGCCGCCGAGGAGGCCTTCTGGCTGGCGACGGAGGCGGGCGCGGACAACGTCGGTGTCGGCTCACCGCTCCTCCAGGCCACCCTGCGCGCCGCCCGCGGGGACCACGCCGGGGCCCGGGCCCAGGTGGCGGACGCCGTCCGCGGCCGGGACCTGCGTGCGTCCCGCAGCCTGTACGTGCGGCACCGCCACGCGCTCGCCCTGGCGGCGTCGGCGGAGGGCGACCACGAGACGGCGTACGGCCAGCTCCGCCGCGCCTTCACCGACGAGGACCGGCCGGCCCCCGTCCACTACCACGCCTCCCTCTACCACCTCGCCGACCTCGCCGCCGCGGCCGTCCGCGCCGGCCGGACCGACGACGCCCGCACCGTGCTCGACGCCGTGCGCCGCACCCTCGAACAGCCGCGCTCCGCCCGGTTGGCCGCGATCGTGCACCGCGCCTCGGCCCTGCTGAGCGAACCCGAGGACGCCGAGCCCCACTTCCGCGCGGCGACCGACGACCCGGCAGCCGCCCGCTGGCCCTTCGAACACGCCCTCGCCCGCCTCGACTTCGCCGAGTGGCTGCGTCGCCGCCGCCGCGCCGTCGATGCCCGCCCCCATCTCACGGCCGCCCTCGACACCTTCGTACGACTGGACGCGCGCCCCTGGGCCGAGCGGGCCACCGCGGAACTGCGCGCGGCGGGCGTTCCCGTGACCCCCGCCGCCCCGGCCGACGCCCTGGCCGGGCTGACCCCGCAGGAGCTGGAGATCGCCCAACTCGCCGCGGAGGGCCTGACCAACCGGGACATCGGTGCCCGGCTCTACCTCTCCCCGCGCACCATCGGCTTCCACCTGCACAAGATCTTCCCCAAGCTCGGCATCACCGGCCGCGCCCAACTGCGCGACGCCCTCGGCCGGTTGCCGGGCTCGGACTGA
- a CDS encoding alpha/beta hydrolase, with amino-acid sequence MSDVVEPVQPVLEPAAAAFAGATANPPYLFELPPAEGRKAVDEVQSGDIAKPAVDEEWVTVPGGPTGSVRARVVKPEGATGSLPVVLYIHGAGWVFGNAHTHDRLVRELAVGANAAVVFPEYDLSPEVRYPVAIEQNYTVARWVVEQGASKGLDASRLAVAGDSVGGNMTAALTLMAKQRGDVPLVQQVLFYPVTDANFDTPSYHQFATGYFLRRDGMQWFWDQYTTDEAERAQITASPLRATTEQLTGLPPALVITGEADVLRDEGEAYANKLREAGVAVTAVRFQGIIHDFVMLNALRETHAAEAAITLAVNTLRTALHG; translated from the coding sequence ATGTCCGACGTCGTCGAGCCGGTCCAGCCGGTGCTTGAGCCGGCCGCCGCCGCCTTCGCCGGGGCGACCGCCAACCCGCCCTACCTCTTCGAGCTGCCGCCGGCCGAGGGCCGCAAGGCGGTCGACGAGGTGCAGTCCGGGGACATCGCCAAGCCCGCGGTCGACGAGGAGTGGGTCACCGTCCCGGGCGGCCCCACCGGCAGTGTCCGGGCCCGCGTCGTGAAGCCCGAGGGCGCGACCGGCAGCCTCCCGGTGGTCCTCTACATCCACGGCGCGGGCTGGGTGTTCGGCAACGCCCACACCCATGACCGCCTGGTGCGCGAGCTCGCCGTCGGTGCGAACGCCGCCGTGGTCTTCCCCGAGTACGACCTCTCCCCCGAGGTGCGCTACCCGGTGGCCATCGAGCAGAACTACACGGTCGCCAGGTGGGTCGTCGAGCAGGGCGCGTCGAAGGGTCTGGACGCCTCCCGGCTGGCCGTGGCGGGCGACTCGGTGGGCGGCAACATGACCGCCGCGCTGACGCTGATGGCCAAGCAGCGCGGTGATGTGCCGCTGGTCCAGCAGGTGCTGTTCTACCCGGTCACCGACGCGAACTTCGACACGCCCTCGTACCACCAGTTCGCCACCGGCTACTTCCTGCGCCGGGACGGCATGCAGTGGTTCTGGGACCAGTACACGACCGACGAGGCCGAGCGCGCCCAGATCACCGCGTCCCCGCTGCGGGCCACCACCGAGCAGCTCACCGGGCTGCCCCCGGCCCTGGTCATCACCGGTGAGGCGGACGTCCTGCGCGACGAGGGCGAGGCGTACGCCAACAAGCTGCGCGAGGCCGGCGTCGCGGTCACCGCGGTGCGGTTCCAGGGCATCATCCACGACTTCGTGATGCTCAACGCTCTCCGCGAGACCCACGCCGCCGAGGCCGCGATCACGCTGGCCGTCAACACCCTGCGCACCGCGCTGCACGGCTGA
- a CDS encoding helix-turn-helix domain-containing protein — translation MRAPTRGERSFSAAYGDVELVVRADPEFWRGSLRLLHLGMLQIATEESDAVEVVRTARDATADGRTHLFARLQLEGTALVFQDGRRARLRPGDLAFHDAGRPFSLALPERQRAHVLMIPRQLVRLSEADIGRVMARTIGATVGAAATEDPAALLLPLLTGLVDEIDAATPAAREELARAVTDLLAALAAAQLTGTGHQRPPAGSGETALFERVRTTIETRLGEPELSPRVLAEAHGISLRYLHKLFQERSTTVGAWIRRRRLEACRAELARPSAAERSIAAVAARWGFASPAHFSHTFRKAYGMSPAQYRAQGHSN, via the coding sequence ATGAGGGCGCCGACGCGCGGGGAGCGGTCCTTCTCGGCCGCGTACGGCGATGTCGAACTGGTCGTCCGCGCGGACCCGGAGTTCTGGCGGGGCTCCCTGCGCCTGCTCCACCTGGGCATGCTCCAGATCGCGACCGAGGAGTCCGACGCGGTGGAGGTCGTACGGACCGCCCGAGACGCGACGGCGGACGGCAGAACACACCTCTTCGCCCGCCTCCAACTCGAAGGCACCGCGCTGGTGTTCCAGGACGGTCGCCGCGCGCGTCTCCGCCCGGGAGACCTGGCCTTCCACGACGCCGGCCGGCCCTTCAGCCTTGCGTTGCCGGAACGTCAGCGAGCCCATGTCCTGATGATTCCCCGGCAGTTGGTGCGGCTGAGTGAGGCGGACATCGGCCGGGTCATGGCGAGGACCATCGGGGCGACTGTCGGGGCGGCGGCGACCGAGGACCCGGCCGCGCTGCTGCTTCCGCTGCTGACCGGGCTGGTGGACGAGATCGACGCGGCCACACCGGCCGCCCGCGAGGAACTCGCCCGCGCTGTCACGGACTTGCTCGCGGCCCTGGCCGCCGCTCAGCTGACCGGCACCGGGCACCAGCGGCCTCCGGCCGGCTCGGGGGAGACCGCGCTCTTCGAACGCGTCAGGACCACCATCGAGACGCGCCTCGGTGAGCCCGAGCTCTCCCCCAGGGTCCTCGCCGAGGCGCACGGCATCTCCCTGCGCTACCTGCACAAGCTCTTCCAGGAGCGGAGCACCACGGTCGGCGCGTGGATCCGCCGACGCAGGCTCGAAGCCTGCCGAGCCGAACTCGCCCGCCCCTCGGCGGCCGAGCGCTCCATCGCGGCCGTGGCCGCCCGCTGGGGTTTCGCCAGCCCCGCCCACTTCAGCCACACCTTCCGCAAGGCGTACGGGATGTCCCCCGCGCAGTACCGCGCGCAGGGACACAGCAACTGA
- a CDS encoding helix-turn-helix domain-containing protein, producing the protein MADAGEGAVRRRGQVFCTSSVPARESLEFWHDAVLATLVGMDIRTKSGTYDATMRTDRLGELRLTTVDCDPGEVHRNSGHVACGDGTQVFVAVQASGTAQVEQDGRYTELRPGDIAFFETVRPYRTRFPERFQLKIFAVPRGLLGQPEAALGRITARAIRPVSGLAALLSPFMARLADTSESYTGPVADRVADSAVGLLAATAAQQLGEDPADLPGAERVLLLRVQRFIRWNLADADLTPAVIARAHGISVRYLHRLFEQEGTTVGRWIRRLRLQECRRELTDAASMGSVARRWGFSGTPHFGRAFRREYGTSPTDWLLGERADHALEAS; encoded by the coding sequence ATGGCGGACGCGGGCGAGGGTGCGGTGCGGCGGCGCGGCCAGGTGTTCTGCACGAGTTCGGTGCCCGCCCGCGAGAGTCTGGAGTTCTGGCACGACGCCGTACTCGCCACCTTGGTCGGAATGGACATCCGCACGAAGAGCGGTACGTACGACGCCACCATGCGCACGGACCGGCTGGGCGAGCTCCGTCTCACGACGGTCGACTGCGATCCGGGGGAGGTCCACCGGAACTCCGGTCACGTCGCGTGTGGGGACGGCACCCAGGTGTTCGTCGCCGTGCAGGCCAGTGGCACCGCCCAGGTCGAGCAGGACGGCCGGTACACGGAACTGCGGCCCGGTGACATCGCGTTCTTCGAGACCGTCCGCCCGTACCGGACCCGGTTCCCGGAGCGGTTCCAGCTGAAGATCTTCGCCGTGCCGCGTGGCCTCCTCGGCCAGCCGGAGGCGGCGCTCGGCCGGATCACGGCACGGGCGATCCGTCCGGTGAGCGGGCTCGCCGCACTGCTGTCACCGTTCATGGCGCGTCTGGCGGACACCTCCGAGAGCTACACCGGGCCGGTGGCCGACCGGGTGGCCGACAGCGCCGTCGGTCTGTTGGCCGCGACGGCCGCGCAGCAACTGGGCGAGGACCCGGCCGACCTGCCCGGCGCCGAGCGGGTGCTGCTGCTGCGCGTCCAGCGGTTCATCCGCTGGAATCTTGCGGACGCGGACCTCACGCCCGCGGTCATCGCCCGGGCCCACGGCATCTCCGTGCGCTATCTGCACCGGCTCTTCGAGCAGGAGGGCACGACGGTCGGCCGCTGGATCCGCCGCCTCCGGCTCCAGGAGTGCCGCAGGGAGCTGACCGACGCGGCGAGCATGGGCAGCGTGGCCCGCCGCTGGGGCTTCAGCGGCACCCCGCACTTCGGACGGGCGTTCCGCCGGGAGTACGGCACCTCCCCCACCGACTGGCTGCTGGGGGAACGTGCGGATCACGCCCTGGAGGCGTCATGA